The following coding sequences lie in one Phalacrocorax carbo chromosome 3, bPhaCar2.1, whole genome shotgun sequence genomic window:
- the TRIB2 gene encoding tribbles homolog 2 yields the protein MNIQRSTPITIARYGRPRNKTQDFEELSSIRSIEPSQSFSPNLGSPSPPETPNLSHCVSCIGKYLLLEPLEGDHVFRAVHLHSGEELVCKVFDIGCYQELLAPCFCLPAHKNINQITEIILGETKAYVFFERSYGDMHSFVRTCKKLKEEEAAKLFYQIASAVAHCHDGGLVLRDLKLRKFIFKDEERTRVKLESLEDAYILRGNDDSLSDKHGCPAYVSPEILNTNGSYSGKAADVWSLGVMLYTMLVGRYPFHDIEPSSLFSKIRRGQFNIPDTLSPKAKCLIRSILRREPSERLTSQEILDHPWFSTDFNVSSSGYGAKEVSDQLVPDVNMEEDLDPFFN from the exons ATGAACATACAAAGGTCAACCCCTATCACGATAGCACGATATGGGAGACCGCGGAATAAAACCCAGGATTTTGAGGAGCTCTCGTCCATACGGTCCATCGAGCCAAGCCAGAGTTTTAGCCCGAATCTAGGCTCGCCGAGCCCGCCGGAGACCCCGAACTTGTCGCATTGCGTTTCTTGCATCGGGAAATACTTATTGTTGGAGCCTCTCGAGGGAGACCACGTTTTCCGAGCCGTACATCTGCACAGTGGCGAGGAGCTGGTTTGCAAG GTGTTTGATATTGGCTGCTACCAGGAGTTATTAGCACCATGTTTTTGTCTGCCTGCGCATAAAAATATCAACCaaattactgaaataattcttgGGGAGACAAAAGCATATGTGTTCTTTGAAAGGAGCTATGGGGACATGCATTCGTTTGTTCGTACCTGCAAGAAGCTTAAAGAAGAGGAGGCAGCCAAACTCTTCTATCAAATAGCTTCTGCAGTTGCACACTGCCATGATGGTGGACTGGTACTGCGAGATCTCAAGCTGCGAAAGTTTATTTTCAAGGATGAGGAAAG GACTAGAGTGAAATTGGAAAGCCTAGAAGATGCTTATATTTTAAGAGGAAATGATGACTCTCTTTCTGATAAGCATGGATGCCCAGCCTATGTGAGTCCAGAGATCTTGAACACAAATGGCAGCTACTCTGGCAAAGCAGCGGACGTATGGAGTCTAGGTGTCATGCTTTATACCATGCTAGTTGGACGCTATCCTTTCCATGACATTGAGCCTAGTTCCCTCTTCAGCAAGATCCGTCGTGGGCAGTTTAACATTCCAGATACTCTTTCCCCCAAGGCAAAATGCCTCATACGTAGCATACTGCGTCGGGAGCCATCAGAAAGGCTGACTTCACAGGAAATTCTGGACCATCCATGGTTTTCTACAGATTTTAATGTATCGAGTTCAGGATATGGTGCTAAGGAAGTATCAGATCAGCTGGTGCCTGATGTCAACATGGAAGAAGACTTGGACCCATTCTTTAACTGA